The Aedes albopictus strain Foshan chromosome 2, AalbF5, whole genome shotgun sequence region ttttggtcatctctccgaggggcctccacatccccgcgggccccgggcccccacaatccttaatccgggcctgaattCTGCCCAGAAGTACTGACAATGACGAGAAGAGAATATAGTTTTTTACGGCGAGCTCGATGCTCGTAAAAGCGAAACAATTTCTGGCAGCCTTATCCGACCATAACCCGACACGAATGCTCACTTTtaggtaaagtgtcgtaaataaataataataataataataattatccgACTAGATGCGTCATGAGACGTTTGCAGAGATAAATAACCGACCTGATCGGTATGTGCAGCTGAAAGCGGTGGAGAAGAAGCTTCAATCCATTGTGAAGAACAACGTGTGGTGCTTCACGAGTAATCCGGAAGTTGTTGAGCCGTTATTGTCGAACACAAACGGTCAAACACTATGATGGAATGCCATACTAGTGGTGAAGGCATTTCTACAGAAACCATGACATTTCAAGATATGTTCATGAAGCCGATGGAACGGAAATGATTAGGTGAACAAACTATGCTGCGAATGACCGATTGAGAAGGGGTATTGACGTAGTAGCAAACTCCCCAGGACCCCAGCTGTTACCAACGTAGCAACCACCTTGTTATTTTTCCTAACAGAGTCTTTCTAAACTCAAACTCAAACCAGTTCGCACGACAATGAAGCTTGCTTTTGTTCAACCGTTACGAGTTCGTGTCCTCACTGCACATCGCGTCCTGCAATAGATTCGGAGGGTTGCAGGTGCGTTATAAACGTTATGAGGCAGTTTCAGGGGATATCTGTAGTTCAAGGGATTTCCAGGGACGGTAAGCCCCCCTGAAATACTCTACAACTCCATGAAACGTCTTTGAGATGCCCCTTAACGATTCTAAAAACCATCTTAACACTCTGTAACGACCtctaaattccactaagaatcctTTGAAGCCCCGTTGACTCCAAAAACCcctttgaaattcctttaaaccccttgtaacgcccttaAAATGTGCTTATTGACCCTGAAACCTCCCTCCAATTCCTAGTAGCGCCCTTGTAATGCCCCAAAAACCCCAAAGAAAGCCCcgtaatgcccctgagaccccctgtccAACCAACAAAAACACCCCTGAGAATCATGTAAAACCTCCTAAAACTTCCCTATAAACCCCTTAAAAACGTGTGAAAACTTAGCAGTAAGATTAAGTTCTctgatgaaaaaataaataaaaaaccccttaaaactccctgacaccccttgggaaaaaaatccatggtgcgaacgtttcaTAGTTCAGTTTCagaaagtttagcgcccaccagctgacgaacgaaaacggcctacgactcattgtttTCCCCGCCTCCAAGAGCATGGCCATACGAAGCACCTTTCTCCACCGCAggcttccttatcgttacacctggagatcaccgcagcagacggaatcgcaaatcgaccacgttctgatcgcGGCCGGCATTTCCCCGACATTATCgaggtcaggacctatcgtggcgctagcatcgactccgatcactacctggtgatgatcaAATCTTGTCCAAAGCTTTCCGTCATTAAACAATATATGGTAGCGGCGATCGCTTTGGCATAACCTAGAACGACTAAAGCCACCGGATGTCGGCTCAGCAAATACGCAGAATCTCAAGGCAACgcagtcctctagaggactgctagagCATAGTTAAAGCagacatcaacgacgcagccgagagcaccatcggtgtACGTTGAACGGCGTCAACGTAACGAAGGGTTCGACGTAGAGTACAGAACTGCTTTGGAGGAGAAGAAAgcagcgcgggtggtaatgctgcagcaagggacccgacagaacgtggaacgttacaaacaaaagcggaatcagcagacccacctctttcgggagaaaaagcgccgccatgaagaagtggagtgtgatgaaatggaactgctgtgccgttcccaagaaacaaggaagttctataagaagctcaacgcatcccgcaacggcttcgtgccgcgagccggaaTATGCTGGGATAagcacggaggcctcttgacggacggacttgaagtgatcgaaaggtggaagcagcacttcgatcagcacctgaacggcgtggagagcgtaggcacgggagcccacggcaacggaggaaacgacgacgccagtgcagcggaggacggaaatgaaccaactccctcgctgagggaagttaaggatgccattcaccagctcaaaaccaacaaagcagctggtaaggatggtatcgcagctgaactcatcaagatggtcccgaagagttggccacctgtttgtaccggctgatagtcaggatctgggaaaccgaacagctaccggagaagtggaaggaaggggtaatctaccccattcacatAAAAggagaccatttggaatgtgagaacttcagagcgatcattattttgaatgctgcctacacagtgctatcccagatcatcttccgtcgtgtaTCACTTAAAACGAATCAATTAgtgggaaattatcaagctggcttcatcgacggcttgtcgacaacggaccagatcttcaacatacggcaaatcctccagaaatgccgtgaaaggTCCTAACGTATCACCTGTTAatcgacttcaaaacggcatacaatagtatcgaccgcgcagagctatggaaaattatggacgaaaacggctttcctgggaagctgactagactgattaaagcaacattGGACGGTGTAcgaaactgcgtaagagtttccggtgaactatccagttcactcgaatctcgccggggactgcgacaaggtgatggactctcatgcatactcttcaacatcgctttggaaggtgtgatgcgacgagccgggctcaacagccggggaacgattttcacaaaaaacaggacaatttgtgtgctttgcggacgacatggacattattgccagaacatttggaacggtggcagagctgtacacccgcctgaaacgcgaagcagcaaaggtcggactggtggtgaatgcctcaaaaacaaagtacatgctggtaggcggaaccgaacacgaccggatccgtctgggcagtaatgttacgatagacagggatactttcgaggtggtggaggaattcgtctaccccggatccttactgacggctgacaacaacgtgagccgtgaaattcggaggcgcatcatcagcagaagtcgggcctactatatGTTGCAGAAGAAGCTGCGTTctgaagagattcatccacgcaccaaatacACCGTATACAAAACGATAatgagaccggtggtcctctacggacacgagacatggaccatgctcgaggaggaccttcaagcactcggagttttcgagcggcgcgtgctaaggacgatctttggcggttgcaggagaacggtgtgtggcggagaaggatgaaccacgagctcgctgcactttacggcgaacccagcattcagaaggtgaccaaagccggaagaatacgatgggcaggacatgttgcaagaatgccggacaacaaccttgcaaagttggtgttcgcgacagatccggttggcacaagaaggcgtggagcgcagagagcacaatgggcggaccaggtggagcgtgacttgacgagcatcggacgtgaccgaggatggagaacggcagccaagaaccgtgtattatggaggaatattgttgattcagttttatcttcaatttgatgtaatactaaataaatgaaatgaatcagCTTCCAAATGCGGAAAAACCTTTTCCATTATCGCTGAAATTAGAGCATCCCAACTTCCGCAAACGAAAGGAATGCGTTCGTTTTAAATATTTTACGGATTAATATGGCTGCGGTTGTCGTCGTATCCtcccatcagcagcagcagcagtagctctTGTCTGTTGAAGTGCTCTGCGTGGCAGCCAGTCGCACCAATAACGACAAAAACTGCGGAATTTTACGTATTCTGCCTTGTTGGTTTCCTTCCCGTGGCACAGCAGAGGCGAGGACGCCTCGCTATACGGATGTCAGGCGGCATGTGGGCATGGTATGCACGGAGAAGGCTGAACTGCAACCATGTTTCTACCATTCATCCGCGGCAGAACGAGATAGCCAGTGCATGGAAGCGCGCAGGTGAGTGTTCAACTCAAAGGAAGCAACTCCGCGCCAGAAGGAGACAGATCCAGGAGATATTATAATTTCTGTATTATTTATGTTGCTCGCTATGCGACTGAATTTGGCGGTGCTCTTCTGCCTCTCTTGGTTGAGAATGAGAAGTAACGTTTCCAAAAGAATAAAATCAacggcaatatttgaattgttaaTAAATTGGGTTTTGCTGCGGTTGAATGGAGAGGAATAAATTTGCACGCATGCTTTAGTGAGAAGGCAGTGGCTTTTGGCACTCTCCGTTCTATGCCCTGTGGCTTAAAAAATCCGTAATTGAAATTATAAGTCCATAACCTTATAATAATAATCATTATAACCTACCTGATTGACTAGATGCTGGAACGCCGGCGTGTGGGTGTTGATCGCCCCGTTGCTGTCCAGGTCCGAGTGCAGCGCAAAGTCCGACAGGGCCTTCCACGGTGGCTGATAGGCGGTCACTTCCAGGCCGTGCATGTTCAGCGGAGAATCATGCCGTACCGGGGAGCTGGCAACCATTGGGATTCCCTGCATGCCATAACCGAGTTTACGACCTTCCTGTGTGGGATGGGGGGGACACGATACGGACAATCGGTTAGTCGAGTTCAGGTGATGGGCTTCACTACCAACAATAATGAATGTAGTTGTCCATTACCTTCTCCTGTTGCATCTGCAGCTTCATCTGGATAGTCTTCTTCTTGTCTTTACACCGCTTGTTCTGGAACCAGACCCGGATGACCCGTGGTGAGAGGCCCGTCATCTCGACCAGCTGTTCCTTCATCAGGGCATCCGGCCGGGGATTGGCATTGTAGCAGGTTCTGAAATAAAACCCAAGGAAACGAAGATGTTACGCAGTTGTTAGCACCAGTTGATTCAATTATCGCCATGCTAAAATTTCCCCGATATGGCGAATCGCAGGCGAGTAATTTGAATAATTATAATTAGTCGCGCGCAGACGGAGTCGCGTGTGCGACCGGTCGTCGTCGTCAACGCCATGCACCACAGCCTCTCTTGGCTATAACCTGTAGGTCGTCAGTGTTGAATAGATGAATAATTGTGTACATATTTATTCTTTAATTGTAAAAGATCTCGCAGAAAAGGGCATCGAATCGCATGGCACGACGTCGCTTGATAGCTACATACCTAGCTGTAGTGTGTAGCACGGTAGCGGAATTTCTAAGCATTCTCGCGGACTCGCTGTAAGTCAACAGTCAATGCACTTTGACGGCGGTGACGGCTGCTGGTCACGACTGGACGACACCTATTGACCGCAACTAATGATGCACCGTGCGTTGGTTGTTGGAAACGGGTTGCACACACAGAGTCAACTTCGTCAAAAAGTAAACCAACCCCATCGATATTCCAAGTCATGATTTTTCACGGTGTGCCTGCTGGTCGGAACTTAAGCGCCGCCTGTTAGCAAACTGTATGCAGCACTCGTCTTGACAGCTAGCGCGATGCAACTCATGACACAAGAAATGCATATCTTCTAGCCGGGTTGGCCGACCAGGTGACGATGATGCCGATGACGATGCCACTGCGGAGGATATGCCGTTGTTTTAGGTTGAGTGGACTGGACGGGTGTTGTGTGTGTGGATGGGCTGTTCAGAACCAACCAGCGAGGCTGGTAGGAAGCGATAATGGTATAGGCAAACATAGTCATGGTTGGGAGAATTGTTTGGCCAAATGGATACAATTGTGTTTGTCCACTTCATACAGTTTTCAATGACAGAAGAGGTTTTGTTTCTCGCATTGTATAAGCTATAGTGTTTAACTAAGTCAACTTGACAATCAAAGAAAAGTCTTTGCTTGAATTGAATAACTTGAAGTTAGCAATATATGTTTTAACACCAGTCTTAAGTTTTCGGTAGAATTAACTTATTAGAATCATTGTATCACTCTTCCTTAATTGGCAATGCTATAAAAAGTGCTGATTATTACTTTATTGATTACACACTGATCGGCTTTTCGGGTCCGTT contains the following coding sequences:
- the LOC134287960 gene encoding insulin gene enhancer protein isl-1-like; this encodes MRGKGPSGPSDGKPTRVRTVLNEKQLHTLRTCYNANPRPDALMKEQLVEMTGLSPRVIRVWFQNKRCKDKKKTIQMKLQMQQEKEGRKLGYGMQGIPMVASSPVRHDSPLNMHGLEVTAYQPPWKALSDFALHSDLDSNGAINTHTPAFQHLVNQMHGYDVGGGGGMQQMPAQGQGPPIASHMDMSGHHHPDSTDSYVTYLESDDSMQGSP